A region from the Silene latifolia isolate original U9 population chromosome 7, ASM4854445v1, whole genome shotgun sequence genome encodes:
- the LOC141589645 gene encoding uncharacterized protein LOC141589645 yields MEGLLKKYGVVHKVSTAYHPQTNGQAEVSNREIKSILQKTVNPDRKDWSQRLNDALWAYRTAYKTPIGMSPYRLIYGKACHLPLEVEHKAYWAIKSFNQNIDDAGLHRKLQLQEIEEIRLDSYDNAAIYKEKARIWHDRMISRRVFKEGTKVLVFQNRLKLFSEKLRSKWFGPFIVRKVHHHGAVEVENPSTGKMIKVNGQRLKEYHEGMDPHLVEEVDLEDPNYQT; encoded by the coding sequence ATGGAAGGGTTGTTAAAGAAATACGGGGTCGTGCACAAAGTCTCCACCGCTTACCACCCACAAACAAATGGGCAAGCGGAGGTATCCAATCGGGAGATCAAAAGTATCTTACAAAAAACAGTGAACCCCGATAGGAAGGATTGGAGTCAAAGGCtaaatgacgctctttgggcgtaCCGCACCGCTTACAAGACACCAATTGGTATGTCCCCGTACCGACTCATTTATGGAAAGGCATGTCACCTTCCTTTGGAAGTGGAGCATAAAGCCTATTGGGCCATCAAATCTTTCAACCAAAACATAGACGATGCGGGCCTCCATCGGAAGCTTCaacttcaagaaattgaagaaatccgtcttgactcTTATGATAATGCCGCCATATACAAGGAGAAAGCTAGAATATGGCATGATCGAATGATAAGTCGGCGGGTTTTCAAGGAAGGAAccaaagttcttgtcttccaaaatAGGCTAAAGTTGTTTTCTGAGAAGCTAAGATCAAAGTGGTTTGGGCCGTTCATTGTAAGAAAAGTCCACCATCATGGGGCGGTCGAAGTCGAGAACCCAAGCACGGGAAAGATGATCAAAGTGAATGGACAACGACTTAAAGAATATCATGAAGGCATGGATCCACATTTGGTGGAAGAAGTCGATTTGGAAGACCCCAATTACCAAACATGA